From Kineosporia succinea, the proteins below share one genomic window:
- a CDS encoding ankyrin repeat domain-containing protein: MNRRKRKKLQGRLFEAAAWGSPGQVRRLLRAGADPDVRGEGGSTPLYRASLGNRSENVRVLLAAGADPNLESGPGDEGLPLCGAASHGHDAVVKELLTAGADPWLREDGGTGFTAVRWATDGEQHSTLDLLLGSAPKGH; the protein is encoded by the coding sequence ATGAACCGCCGCAAGCGCAAGAAGCTGCAGGGACGTCTGTTCGAGGCTGCCGCATGGGGGTCACCCGGGCAGGTGAGGCGGCTTCTGCGGGCCGGGGCCGACCCCGACGTCCGCGGCGAGGGAGGAAGCACGCCCCTGTACCGCGCGAGCCTCGGCAACCGCTCCGAGAACGTCCGGGTACTGCTCGCGGCCGGGGCCGACCCCAACCTGGAGAGCGGCCCGGGAGACGAGGGCCTGCCCCTGTGCGGCGCCGCCTCGCACGGCCACGACGCGGTGGTGAAGGAGCTCCTGACCGCCGGCGCGGATCCCTGGCTCCGCGAGGACGGCGGCACCGGCTTCACGGCGGTGAGGTGGGCGACCGATGGTGAGCAGCATTCGACGCTGGACCTGCTGCTCGGGAGTGCACCGAAGGGTCACTGA
- a CDS encoding molybdopterin-dependent oxidoreductase: MSPTTGKSSRVGPVRAALAGLVAAGLALGVAELVAGAIGRAVAPAIVVGGAAIDRTPRWLKEFAIEQFGENDKNVLLTGIFVTVAVLAAVVGVIAGRHRRVGLVGAALLGVVAAAAAATRPQAHIIDVVPSLVAAVVAVVALAGLLSVSAPGRSAEGPGRRAVLLTSGLAVAAGFAGVAGRRLQNLRTDVAASRRALRLPAPTTAAPALPPGAMLDVNGVSAFYTAPADFYRVDTALSVPRLTTDEWSLKIHGMVEREITLDFDDLLARPIVENDITMTCVSNEVGGGLVGTARWLGVELAPLLREVGVDPNSDQLVGTSVDGMTIGTPVSALMDGRAAMLAIAMNGEPLLPQHGFPCRMVVPGLYGYVSATKWLVDLELSRFDAFDPYWVRRGWEQQAPIKTSSRIDTPRPLARVKPGKVAVAGVAWAQQRGISKVEVRVDGGSWQEAELSARVNDDLWRQWVWTWDAAEGSHTLQVRATDREGELQTEDRAEPFPNGSSGWQSIVVTVGA, encoded by the coding sequence ATGTCGCCTACGACCGGTAAGTCCAGCAGAGTCGGACCTGTTCGCGCCGCGCTGGCGGGCCTGGTGGCCGCCGGGCTTGCGCTCGGAGTGGCCGAGCTGGTGGCCGGCGCCATCGGCCGGGCGGTGGCGCCCGCGATCGTGGTCGGGGGTGCCGCGATCGACCGGACCCCGCGCTGGCTCAAGGAATTCGCCATCGAGCAGTTCGGCGAGAACGACAAGAACGTCCTCCTGACGGGAATTTTCGTCACCGTCGCGGTGCTCGCGGCAGTGGTCGGAGTGATTGCCGGACGGCATCGCCGGGTCGGTCTGGTCGGTGCCGCCCTCCTGGGCGTGGTGGCCGCGGCCGCCGCGGCCACGCGTCCGCAGGCCCATATCATCGACGTGGTGCCATCTTTGGTGGCCGCTGTCGTTGCCGTGGTCGCCCTGGCCGGTCTGCTCTCGGTCAGTGCTCCCGGCCGGTCGGCCGAGGGGCCCGGGCGCCGGGCGGTTCTGCTGACGTCGGGGCTGGCTGTCGCCGCCGGGTTCGCCGGGGTCGCGGGTCGCCGTCTCCAGAACCTGCGGACGGACGTGGCGGCGTCGCGTCGGGCCCTTCGGCTCCCGGCGCCCACCACGGCCGCTCCGGCCCTGCCGCCGGGCGCGATGCTCGACGTGAACGGGGTCAGTGCCTTCTACACGGCGCCGGCTGACTTCTACCGGGTGGACACGGCCCTCTCGGTGCCCCGGCTGACCACGGACGAGTGGAGTCTCAAGATCCACGGAATGGTCGAGAGGGAGATCACTCTCGACTTCGACGACCTGCTCGCGCGCCCGATCGTCGAGAACGACATCACGATGACCTGCGTGTCGAACGAGGTCGGCGGCGGTCTGGTGGGCACGGCCCGCTGGCTCGGCGTCGAACTCGCCCCGCTGCTGCGGGAGGTCGGTGTCGACCCGAACTCGGACCAGCTGGTCGGCACCTCGGTGGACGGGATGACGATCGGCACGCCGGTCTCGGCCCTGATGGACGGCCGGGCGGCGATGCTGGCGATCGCGATGAACGGCGAACCGCTCCTGCCGCAGCACGGATTTCCCTGCCGCATGGTGGTGCCGGGGCTCTACGGATACGTCAGTGCGACGAAATGGCTCGTCGATCTCGAGCTCTCGAGGTTCGACGCGTTCGATCCGTACTGGGTGCGGCGGGGCTGGGAACAGCAGGCGCCGATCAAGACCAGTTCGCGCATCGACACGCCGCGTCCGCTGGCCCGGGTCAAGCCGGGCAAGGTGGCCGTGGCCGGGGTGGCCTGGGCCCAGCAGCGGGGCATCAGCAAGGTCGAGGTGCGGGTCGACGGCGGATCCTGGCAGGAGGCCGAGCTTTCGGCGCGGGTGAACGACGACCTGTGGCGGCAGTGGGTCTGGACCTGGGACGCGGCCGAGGGCTCGCACACGCTGCAGGTCAGAGCCACGGACCGGGAAGGCGAACTGCAGACCGAGGACCGCGCCGAGCCGTTCCCGAACGGCTCCTCCGGGTGGCAGTCGATCGTCGTCACCGTAGGCGCCTGA
- a CDS encoding fasciclin domain-containing protein: MNASFRKVFVLGVALTATAGLAACGSDSDGDTGAMTDTSTSASSSAPMMSADSTEGSAMDSGLVGSGCAAYAEQVPDGAGSVEGMSADPVATAASNNPLLKTLTQAVSGKLNPKVDLVDTLNGGEFTVFAPVDDAFAKVPAKTLDTLKTDSKTLTDILTYHVVAGQLSPTDVVGEQKTVEGKNVDVTGSGDNLKVNGASVICGGVKTANATVYLIDEVLSPADAK, translated from the coding sequence ATGAACGCCTCGTTCCGCAAGGTTTTCGTGCTCGGCGTCGCTCTCACGGCCACGGCCGGACTGGCTGCCTGTGGCAGTGACAGCGACGGTGACACCGGCGCGATGACCGACACCAGCACGTCCGCAAGCAGTTCCGCTCCGATGATGAGCGCCGACAGCACCGAGGGCTCGGCCATGGACAGCGGCCTGGTCGGCTCGGGCTGTGCCGCCTACGCCGAGCAGGTGCCGGACGGTGCGGGCTCGGTCGAGGGCATGTCGGCCGACCCGGTGGCGACCGCGGCGAGCAACAATCCGCTGCTGAAGACCCTGACCCAGGCCGTTTCCGGGAAGCTGAACCCGAAGGTCGATCTGGTGGACACGCTGAACGGCGGCGAGTTCACGGTTTTCGCCCCGGTCGACGATGCCTTCGCCAAGGTCCCGGCCAAGACCCTGGACACGCTGAAGACCGACAGCAAGACCCTGACCGACATCCTGACGTATCACGTGGTGGCGGGCCAGCTTTCGCCGACCGACGTGGTGGGTGAGCAGAAGACGGTCGAGGGCAAGAACGTGGACGTGACCGGTTCGGGTGACAACCTGAAGGTCAACGGCGCCAGCGTGATCTGCGGCGGCGTGAAGACCGCCAACGCCACGGTGTACCTGATCGACGAGGTGCTCAGCCCGGCTGACGCCAAGTAG
- a CDS encoding LysR family transcriptional regulator, producing MIDVSALRALRSVAVLGTLAKAADELGFTASAVSQQIKRLEREVGVPVLAPAGRGVVLTPAGQAIVDSAPEVFQALEHCAEAARSVSEGAPRGVLRVVGFSTGIRGLLAPAVTALFAQAPDLSLHISEQDPEQALHSVEAGTADLAMVHDADGLPVTLPTSVSQRHVHTDVGDVVLHRTHPLAAIGRPLSIDDLAGHAWVTSPPGTVCHQWFRRLFAGAAEEPDVRHLIDDFSTQLSLVASGSVIALIPRLARPPLRDDLVALPLKRAPKREVFAAWRRSADASPAIQAVLSELSSASPTWGDEHVRSDSQAG from the coding sequence ATGATCGATGTGAGCGCCCTGCGCGCGTTGCGATCGGTGGCGGTGCTGGGCACGCTGGCCAAGGCCGCCGACGAGCTGGGCTTCACCGCCTCCGCGGTGTCGCAGCAGATCAAGCGCCTGGAGCGGGAGGTCGGGGTGCCGGTGCTGGCCCCGGCCGGACGCGGGGTGGTGCTGACCCCGGCCGGGCAGGCGATCGTCGACTCGGCGCCCGAGGTCTTCCAGGCGCTGGAGCACTGCGCCGAGGCCGCGCGGTCGGTCTCCGAGGGGGCGCCGCGCGGGGTGCTGCGGGTGGTCGGTTTCTCGACCGGGATCCGCGGGCTGCTGGCCCCGGCCGTCACGGCGCTGTTCGCCCAGGCACCGGACCTGTCGCTGCACATCTCCGAGCAGGATCCCGAGCAGGCCCTGCACAGCGTCGAGGCCGGCACCGCCGACCTGGCGATGGTCCACGACGCCGACGGGCTCCCGGTCACCCTCCCCACGTCCGTCAGCCAGCGGCACGTGCACACCGACGTCGGCGACGTCGTGCTCCATCGCACCCACCCCCTGGCCGCGATCGGGCGCCCGCTCAGCATCGACGACCTGGCCGGGCACGCCTGGGTCACCAGCCCGCCGGGAACCGTGTGTCACCAATGGTTCCGGCGGCTGTTCGCCGGCGCGGCCGAGGAACCCGACGTGCGGCACCTGATCGACGACTTCAGCACGCAACTGTCTCTGGTGGCGTCCGGGTCGGTGATCGCCCTGATCCCCCGGCTGGCCCGCCCGCCGTTGCGTGACGACCTGGTGGCACTGCCGCTGAAGCGGGCCCCGAAGCGCGAGGTGTTCGCGGCCTGGCGCCGCAGCGCCGACGCCAGCCCGGCCATTCAGGCCGTGCTGTCCGAATTGAGCTCCGCCTCCCCCACCTGGGGCGACGAGCACGTCCGCAGCGACAGCCAGGCCGGGTAG
- the dapA gene encoding 4-hydroxy-tetrahydrodipicolinate synthase codes for MATERIPADLLFGSNIVAMVSPMKPDGSIDDAGVASLVEHLLSTGCDGLVVGGTTGEAPTLGDFEAIELVRLVKKLAQGQVPVIAGVGTYDTAATVRRAQEAEAAGADALLLVTPYYNRPTQAGVVAHCTTVADATALPVMLYDIPGRTGLALTASTIIELAAHPRIQAIKDAKGDLFEAITIMARTGLAYYCGIDELNLPYLASGATGVVSVVGNVVADRNAELIRAVRESNLDVAQKVNRELIPVTDALMRTSSGAIMAKAALAELKIIENATVRLPLVESPAEDLQKLRYALETVAIKA; via the coding sequence ATGGCTACCGAGCGCATCCCTGCTGACCTGCTCTTCGGCTCCAACATCGTTGCCATGGTGAGCCCGATGAAGCCGGACGGTTCCATCGACGACGCCGGGGTGGCGAGCCTCGTCGAGCACCTGCTCAGCACCGGGTGCGACGGCCTCGTCGTGGGCGGCACCACCGGGGAGGCGCCCACTCTCGGCGACTTCGAGGCCATCGAGCTCGTGCGCCTGGTCAAGAAGCTGGCGCAGGGGCAGGTTCCGGTGATCGCCGGTGTCGGCACCTACGACACCGCCGCCACCGTGCGCCGCGCCCAGGAGGCCGAGGCGGCCGGCGCTGACGCGCTGCTGCTGGTCACGCCCTACTACAACCGCCCGACCCAGGCCGGTGTGGTGGCCCACTGCACGACCGTGGCCGACGCCACCGCCCTCCCGGTGATGCTCTACGACATCCCCGGGCGCACGGGCCTGGCGCTCACCGCGTCCACCATCATCGAACTGGCCGCCCACCCGCGCATCCAGGCGATCAAGGACGCGAAGGGCGACCTGTTCGAGGCCATCACGATCATGGCCCGCACCGGTCTGGCCTACTACTGCGGCATCGACGAGCTGAACCTGCCCTACCTCGCCAGCGGCGCCACCGGAGTGGTCAGCGTCGTCGGCAACGTGGTGGCCGACCGCAACGCCGAGCTGATCCGGGCGGTGCGCGAGAGCAACCTCGACGTCGCCCAGAAGGTGAACCGCGAGCTGATCCCGGTGACCGACGCGCTGATGCGCACCTCGTCCGGCGCGATCATGGCCAAGGCGGCGCTCGCCGAGCTGAAGATCATCGAGAACGCCACGGTGCGCCTGCCGCTCGTGGAGTCGCCCGCCGAAGACCTGCAGAAGCTGCGCTACGCCCTGGAGACCGTCGCGATCAAGGCCTGA
- a CDS encoding PH domain-containing protein, which translates to MIDFATDSVFRLSECSPRDVEKHVGPLLIQNEQILWAFKTVRDHVVFTNKRIIAVNVQGMTGKKKDFTTLPYNKVQVFSIETAGTFDLDAELDLWFSAVGNVRFEFKGRVDIRAIGQLIGTYVLG; encoded by the coding sequence ATGATCGACTTCGCCACCGATTCGGTGTTCCGGCTCAGCGAGTGCTCGCCCCGCGACGTGGAGAAGCACGTGGGCCCGCTGCTGATCCAGAACGAGCAGATCCTGTGGGCCTTCAAGACCGTGCGTGACCACGTCGTCTTCACGAACAAGCGCATCATCGCGGTGAACGTGCAGGGCATGACCGGCAAGAAGAAGGACTTCACCACGCTGCCCTACAACAAGGTGCAGGTGTTCTCGATCGAGACGGCCGGCACCTTCGACCTCGACGCCGAGCTCGACCTGTGGTTCAGCGCCGTGGGCAACGTGCGGTTCGAGTTCAAGGGCCGCGTCGACATCCGGGCGATCGGGCAGCTGATCGGCACCTACGTGCTGGGCTGA
- a CDS encoding DODA-type extradiol aromatic ring-opening family dioxygenase — MSDPFNPAVPAGAYDDLVAAVLPQARAQRVWEPSDGPLPSLFVSHGAPPTLDDPAWLRDLFDWGQKMPKPRGIVIVSAHWENAPLAISGSAPGTELYYDFGGFHPRYYSLQYRSPDATALAHQVAGTLADTTPLHQFVNRGLDHGAFIPMMAMYPAADVPVIQLSMPSLDPSALLKLGERLRSLREEGYLVIGSGFMTHSFAVFRDPRLVGHNQAFDEWAVDAMARGDVDELVDFRAKAPGAQVAHPTSDHFVPLLLTLGAASAPGQGIESAFGRIVMGNSIRSVQMA; from the coding sequence GTGTCCGATCCGTTCAACCCCGCAGTCCCGGCCGGTGCCTACGACGATCTGGTCGCCGCCGTCCTGCCCCAGGCCCGTGCCCAGAGGGTGTGGGAACCCTCCGACGGCCCGCTGCCCTCGCTGTTCGTGAGCCACGGGGCGCCGCCGACCCTCGACGACCCGGCCTGGCTCCGCGACCTGTTCGACTGGGGCCAGAAGATGCCGAAGCCGCGCGGCATCGTGATCGTGAGCGCGCACTGGGAGAACGCCCCGCTGGCGATCTCCGGATCGGCCCCGGGCACCGAGCTCTACTACGACTTCGGCGGTTTCCACCCGCGTTACTACTCGCTGCAGTACCGCTCGCCCGACGCCACGGCACTGGCCCACCAGGTCGCCGGCACGCTCGCCGACACCACGCCGCTGCACCAGTTCGTGAACCGGGGCCTCGACCACGGCGCGTTCATCCCGATGATGGCCATGTACCCGGCCGCCGACGTGCCCGTGATCCAGCTCAGCATGCCCAGTCTCGACCCGTCGGCGCTGTTGAAGCTGGGTGAGCGGCTGCGGTCACTGCGGGAGGAGGGCTACCTGGTCATCGGTTCCGGCTTCATGACCCACAGCTTCGCGGTGTTCCGGGATCCCCGTCTGGTCGGGCACAACCAGGCCTTCGACGAGTGGGCCGTGGACGCGATGGCCCGCGGTGACGTGGACGAGCTGGTGGACTTCCGGGCGAAGGCGCCGGGGGCACAGGTCGCGCACCCGACGTCCGACCACTTCGTGCCCCTGCTGCTCACCCTGGGCGCGGCCTCCGCTCCCGGACAGGGCATCGAAAGTGCTTTCGGCAGAATCGTGATGGGCAACTCGATCCGGTCGGTCCAGATGGCCTGA
- a CDS encoding SigE family RNA polymerase sigma factor, with protein sequence MSSTGSSTSGGTGSARAEFEDFFRRHHRELARLAYTMTGNRAESDDVVGEALASAWEHWDRVQGADSPLAYVRKIVVNLSVERVRTAVRDRQRHRLMAPLTRWFYNSPDVGGAVDLQAAVLSLPPGRRACVVMRHVLDLPEEEVARTLGISLGTVKSQTSKGLAQLRSQLDPARAAAAAADGRTARKEA encoded by the coding sequence ATGAGTAGCACCGGTAGCAGCACCTCCGGTGGTACCGGCAGCGCCAGGGCCGAGTTCGAGGACTTCTTCCGCCGTCATCACCGTGAGCTGGCCCGGCTGGCCTACACCATGACCGGCAACCGGGCCGAGTCCGACGACGTGGTCGGGGAGGCACTCGCCTCGGCCTGGGAACACTGGGATCGCGTGCAGGGGGCGGACAGTCCGCTCGCCTATGTGCGCAAGATCGTGGTGAACCTGTCGGTCGAGCGTGTCCGTACGGCTGTACGGGACCGGCAGCGGCATCGTCTGATGGCGCCGCTGACCCGCTGGTTCTACAACTCGCCGGATGTCGGCGGGGCGGTGGACCTGCAGGCGGCCGTGCTGTCACTGCCTCCGGGGCGCAGGGCGTGCGTGGTGATGCGCCACGTGCTCGACCTGCCGGAGGAGGAGGTGGCCCGCACACTCGGGATCAGCCTTGGCACGGTCAAGAGCCAGACATCGAAAGGTCTTGCCCAGCTGCGCAGTCAGCTGGACCCCGCTCGTGCGGCCGCGGCTGCGGCCGACGGCAGAACCGCCCGGAAGGAGGCGTGA
- a CDS encoding tetratricopeptide repeat protein, with amino-acid sequence MGDSGATTPGGSEPDDAFARARQAAREQAGAAPVDALLGVLTYVHPDGLSPGLLARLPGLGVASEALIATGGLLRAREGNVRIPTHAAHLVLRRDLTDGTTAGRLDGLAGALAGMVSGASRAASLEIARHALALWNHALEAATAGQDDAVEPVSRTATEVVAHLQSIGEAARAVEVGAEVLAGCRRVLGDDHRVTLGAAGRLGGLLLSAGDVAHAADLLAPVLAARPDPADIAQPELITMTHNLAYARGAAGQTAEAIPLYEKAFAASSAVYGGEHPTSLTILGNLAESYRAIGDYGRAVPLLRQVLEERQAVLGEDHPDTLTAANNLVGAYSDLDGTAIPVSVFATIASSRARVLGADHPSTLISQSNLASAHQRAGDLPTAIALMKQVLRLRKAKLGAAHPDTLTVMSNLSAAYADSGKIFRGYRLCRRVVAGRSAALGERHPDTLLAMNNLAQAHLAVGRTKAALSLHARVLSDRHTLLGGDHLDTLASMNNLASALNRSGHPADARPLHERALAGRRRILGDTHPDTLASLNNLAFSYLSLGERPRAIDLFEQARTGAQATLGEEHAITRRFAENLRRARRAEGGTQG; translated from the coding sequence GTGGGGGACTCGGGGGCGACGACACCAGGGGGCAGCGAGCCGGACGACGCGTTCGCGCGGGCCCGGCAGGCCGCGCGTGAACAGGCGGGCGCCGCACCGGTGGACGCGCTCCTCGGCGTGCTCACCTACGTCCACCCCGACGGACTGAGTCCCGGTCTGCTGGCCCGTCTTCCCGGCCTCGGGGTCGCGTCCGAGGCGCTGATCGCAACCGGTGGGCTCCTGCGGGCCCGCGAGGGAAACGTCCGCATCCCCACCCACGCCGCCCACCTCGTCCTCCGACGCGACCTCACCGATGGCACCACCGCCGGCCGGCTCGACGGACTGGCCGGGGCGCTCGCCGGCATGGTGTCGGGTGCCTCCCGGGCCGCCTCGCTCGAGATCGCCCGTCACGCCCTGGCGTTGTGGAACCACGCCCTGGAGGCGGCGACCGCGGGGCAGGACGACGCGGTGGAGCCGGTGAGCCGCACCGCGACCGAGGTGGTGGCGCACCTGCAGTCGATCGGTGAGGCGGCGCGCGCCGTCGAGGTCGGGGCCGAGGTGCTCGCCGGATGCCGTCGCGTGCTCGGCGACGACCATCGCGTGACGCTGGGCGCGGCCGGGCGCCTGGGCGGTCTGCTGCTGTCGGCGGGCGACGTGGCCCACGCCGCGGACCTGCTCGCCCCGGTGCTCGCGGCCCGCCCCGACCCGGCGGACATCGCCCAGCCCGAGCTCATCACCATGACCCACAACCTGGCCTACGCGCGCGGCGCCGCCGGGCAGACGGCCGAGGCGATCCCGTTGTACGAGAAGGCCTTCGCGGCCAGCTCGGCGGTGTACGGCGGCGAGCACCCGACCAGCCTGACCATTCTCGGCAACCTGGCCGAGAGCTACCGGGCGATCGGTGACTACGGCCGGGCGGTGCCGTTGCTCCGGCAGGTGCTGGAGGAGCGGCAGGCCGTGCTCGGCGAGGACCACCCCGACACCCTCACCGCCGCGAACAACCTGGTCGGCGCGTACAGCGATCTCGACGGCACGGCGATCCCGGTGAGCGTCTTCGCGACCATCGCCTCGAGCCGGGCCCGGGTGCTGGGTGCCGACCACCCGAGCACGCTGATCTCGCAGAGCAACCTGGCCAGCGCGCACCAGCGGGCCGGTGACCTGCCCACCGCGATCGCGCTGATGAAGCAGGTGCTGCGACTGCGCAAGGCGAAACTCGGTGCGGCGCACCCGGACACGCTCACCGTGATGAGCAACCTGAGTGCCGCCTACGCCGACTCCGGCAAGATCTTCCGCGGCTACCGGCTGTGCCGCCGGGTGGTGGCCGGGCGTAGCGCCGCCCTCGGCGAACGGCACCCGGACACCCTGCTGGCCATGAACAACCTGGCGCAGGCCCATCTCGCCGTCGGCCGCACGAAGGCCGCCCTCAGCCTGCACGCCCGGGTACTCAGCGACCGGCACACGCTGCTCGGCGGCGACCACCTCGACACCCTGGCCTCGATGAACAACCTGGCCTCGGCCCTGAACCGCTCGGGTCACCCGGCCGACGCGCGTCCCCTGCACGAGCGGGCGCTCGCGGGCCGTCGCCGCATCCTCGGCGACACCCACCCCGACACCCTGGCATCGCTCAACAATCTGGCCTTCTCGTACCTGTCACTGGGTGAGAGACCGCGCGCGATCGACCTTTTCGAGCAGGCCCGCACCGGCGCGCAGGCCACCCTGGGCGAGGAGCACGCGATCACGCGCCGGTTCGCCGAGAACCTGCGCCGGGCCCGCCGGGCCGAGGGCGGCACCCAGGGATGA